One segment of Agrococcus sp. ProA11 DNA contains the following:
- a CDS encoding DNA polymerase Y family protein — protein MTSETIERGAEPRGARPRDSRVGVLRVPDWPVVVARQTGALPAGGEVGAPGAVVHGLRIVACDAGARSDGVRIGMRVRDAQAASPMLALAPADPVGEALAFERVVRAVLAVVPAAQPIGDGALAFRMRGASRFYGSEPRALEAVRAALAPLGLTAAFGVADDRFTAELAVGAGSETIVPDGRSREFLSSLPVSVLGDDELPSMLHRLGVHTLGGFGQLPDDSVRDRFGPAGLVALARARGLDDRRIDEAGLGEERALRLVFEPGIEGVAELALAVREPVDRFVRQLAEQRLVCSEIRILLRGEEGRVSERLWRQPGFLRAGDIVDRMRWQLTESELGSALVEVQASPERLDADAEHMPGLWGGGDIDDRTKHALERLQRMLGREAVLTAATGGGRLLAERGVLTPWGDAAPVQSAGPWPGALPAPRPSVVFRPPLPVLLTDAEGRSVEPGALDVRDASPAVFSPPAAPRRRVVAWAGPWPIRRRELGDTVHRVQLLDGEGEAWVLLHVDGAWLAEGRYA, from the coding sequence GTGACCAGCGAGACGATCGAGCGCGGTGCCGAGCCGCGAGGTGCGCGGCCGCGGGACAGCCGCGTCGGTGTGCTCCGCGTGCCCGACTGGCCGGTCGTCGTCGCGCGTCAAACCGGAGCGCTGCCCGCCGGCGGCGAGGTCGGCGCGCCGGGTGCCGTGGTGCACGGCCTGCGCATCGTCGCCTGCGATGCCGGGGCTCGCAGCGATGGCGTGCGGATCGGCATGCGGGTGCGCGATGCGCAAGCGGCGTCTCCCATGCTCGCGCTCGCGCCTGCCGATCCGGTGGGGGAGGCGCTCGCCTTCGAGCGCGTCGTGCGCGCGGTGCTCGCGGTGGTGCCGGCGGCGCAGCCCATCGGCGATGGTGCGCTGGCCTTCCGGATGCGCGGGGCGAGCAGGTTCTACGGCTCCGAGCCGCGCGCGCTCGAGGCGGTGCGCGCTGCGCTCGCGCCACTCGGGCTGACTGCGGCCTTCGGCGTTGCCGACGACCGCTTCACGGCGGAGCTCGCGGTGGGCGCGGGCAGCGAGACGATCGTGCCCGACGGGCGCAGCCGCGAGTTCCTGAGCTCGCTGCCGGTGAGCGTGCTTGGCGACGACGAGCTGCCGAGCATGCTCCATCGCCTCGGGGTGCACACGCTCGGCGGCTTCGGGCAGCTGCCCGACGACAGCGTGCGCGACCGCTTCGGCCCCGCCGGCCTCGTCGCGCTCGCCCGCGCCCGCGGGCTCGACGATCGACGCATCGATGAGGCGGGGCTGGGCGAGGAGCGGGCCCTGCGGCTCGTCTTCGAACCGGGCATCGAGGGCGTCGCCGAACTGGCGCTCGCGGTGCGCGAGCCGGTCGACCGCTTCGTGCGGCAGCTGGCGGAGCAGCGGCTGGTGTGCAGCGAGATCCGCATCCTGCTGCGCGGCGAGGAGGGGCGCGTGAGCGAGCGGCTCTGGCGCCAACCCGGCTTCCTGCGCGCGGGCGACATCGTCGATCGGATGCGGTGGCAGCTCACCGAGAGCGAGCTCGGCTCGGCGCTCGTGGAGGTGCAGGCGAGCCCCGAGCGCCTCGACGCCGACGCCGAGCACATGCCGGGGCTGTGGGGCGGCGGCGACATCGACGACCGCACCAAGCACGCGCTCGAACGGCTGCAGCGCATGCTCGGCCGCGAGGCGGTGCTGACCGCCGCCACCGGTGGTGGCCGGCTGCTGGCCGAGCGGGGTGTGCTCACGCCTTGGGGGGATGCGGCACCGGTGCAGTCCGCCGGGCCATGGCCGGGCGCGCTGCCGGCCCCGCGCCCGAGCGTCGTCTTCCGGCCGCCGCTGCCGGTGCTGCTCACCGACGCGGAGGGGCGCTCGGTCGAGCCCGGTGCGCTCGACGTGCGCGATGCATCCCCCGCCGTGTTCTCACCACCCGCGGCGCCTCGCCGCCGAGTCGTGGCGTGGGCGGGGCCGTGGCCGATCCGGCGCCGCGAGCTGGGCGACACGGTGCACCGCGTGCAGCTGCTCGACGGCGAGGGCGAGGCGTGGGTGCTGCTGCACGTCGATGGCGCATGGCTCGCGGAGGGCCGCTATGCCTGA
- a CDS encoding chaplin family protein, which yields MNNLMWRALCTAAVAGGLWAAGTGIASATDTDEGVGSSNQTVVSLSAPITVGGNAVALLGDAESSDSAASSTATTPSADVDTSGIGGVLSGNAALIAVDAPVTVGGNAIAVLGDASSSGSTAESSSSSGSAAGAATSGDDGLLSGSQAVADVAAPVTVGGNAVAVLGDATSSDSSASATSDGSGSADGASTSGDDSLLGGTQVVADVLAPVVAGGNAVAVLGDATSSGSSASGSAGSTDSGSADGASTSGDDSVLSGTQAVIGAVAPVVVGGNAVAVLGDATSSGSSASGSADSAGSGSADGASTSGDDSVLGGTQVVADVLAPVVVGGNAVAVLGDATSSGSSASGSAGSAGSGSADGASTSGDDSVLGGTQVVADVLAPVVVGGNAVAVLGDATSSGSSASGSAGSAGSGSADGASTSGDDSLFGGTQVVADVLAPVVAGGNAVAVLGDATSSGSSASGAVGSTGGPSTSGDDSLLGGTQAVIGAVAPVVVGGNAVAVLGDATSSGSTIDSGATDGETPVTPGEPATPEPGSPVPGTPVEPGAPVKPGTPVEPGAPVEPGTPGEEVEEGALGESGNPDAPVDSGDSKVDASVLDRTAGATGVDRSAAGAASLPQTGATQTGALPIGLALLALGLLLLIGARRVQSMR from the coding sequence ATGAACAACCTCATGTGGCGAGCGCTGTGCACAGCAGCGGTCGCGGGCGGCCTGTGGGCCGCGGGCACTGGCATCGCCAGTGCGACAGACACCGACGAAGGTGTCGGATCCAGCAATCAGACAGTGGTGTCGCTCTCGGCACCCATCACGGTCGGCGGCAATGCGGTCGCGCTACTCGGCGATGCCGAGTCGAGCGACTCGGCGGCGTCCTCGACCGCGACGACACCATCGGCAGATGTCGACACGTCGGGCATCGGGGGCGTGCTCTCGGGCAACGCAGCGCTCATCGCGGTCGATGCACCGGTGACGGTGGGCGGCAATGCGATCGCCGTGCTGGGCGACGCGTCGAGCTCGGGCTCGACGGCGGAGTCGTCCTCGTCCTCTGGCAGCGCCGCTGGTGCGGCGACGTCGGGCGATGACGGGCTGCTGTCCGGCTCGCAGGCCGTGGCGGATGTTGCTGCACCCGTGACGGTCGGCGGCAACGCGGTTGCGGTGCTGGGTGACGCGACGAGTTCTGACTCGAGCGCTTCGGCGACGAGTGACGGCTCGGGTTCGGCAGATGGTGCGTCGACGTCGGGTGACGACAGCCTGCTCGGCGGGACGCAGGTCGTCGCCGATGTGCTGGCGCCGGTCGTCGCCGGCGGCAACGCGGTCGCGGTGCTGGGCGATGCGACGAGCTCGGGTTCGAGCGCGTCGGGTTCGGCGGGTTCGACTGACTCGGGTTCGGCGGATGGTGCGTCGACGTCGGGTGATGACAGCGTGCTCAGCGGGACGCAGGCGGTGATCGGTGCTGTGGCGCCGGTGGTCGTCGGTGGCAACGCGGTCGCGGTGCTGGGCGACGCGACGAGCTCGGGTTCGAGCGCGTCGGGCTCGGCGGATTCGGCTGGTTCGGGTTCGGCAGATGGTGCGTCGACGTCGGGTGATGACAGCGTGCTCGGTGGGACGCAGGTCGTCGCCGACGTGCTGGCGCCGGTCGTCGTCGGTGGCAACGCGGTCGCGGTGCTGGGTGACGCGACGAGCTCGGGTTCGAGCGCGTCGGGTTCGGCGGGTTCGGCTGGTTCGGGTTCGGCGGATGGTGCGTCGACGTCGGGTGATGACAGCGTGCTCGGTGGGACGCAGGTCGTCGCCGATGTGCTGGCGCCGGTCGTCGTGGGCGGCAACGCGGTCGCCGTGCTCGGTGACGCGACGAGCTCGGGTTCGAGCGCGTCGGGCTCGGCGGGTTCGGCTGGCTCGGGTTCGGCGGATGGTGCGTCGACGTCGGGTGATGACAGCCTGTTCGGCGGGACGCAGGTCGTCGCCGATGTGCTGGCGCCGGTCGTCGCCGGTGGCAACGCGGTTGCCGTGCTCGGTGACGCGACGAGCTCGGGTTCGAGCGCGTCGGGCGCGGTGGGTTCGACGGGTGGTCCGTCGACGTCCGGTGATGACAGCCTGCTCGGCGGAACGCAGGCGGTGATCGGTGCTGTGGCGCCGGTGGTCGTTGGCGGCAACGCGGTCGCGGTGCTGGGCGATGCGACGAGCTCGGGTTCGACGATCGACTCCGGAGCCACCGATGGTGAGACGCCGGTCACGCCTGGAGAGCCGGCGACGCCCGAGCCTGGTTCGCCGGTGCCTGGAACGCCTGTCGAGCCGGGCGCGCCCGTCAAGCCGGGTACCCCGGTGGAGCCGGGTGCTCCTGTCGAGCCCGGAACACCGGGCGAAGAGGTCGAGGAGGGTGCGCTCGGCGAGTCCGGCAACCCCGACGCTCCGGTCGATTCCGGTGACAGCAAGGTCGATGCCTCGGTCCTGGATCGCACCGCTGGCGCAACGGGCGTGGATCGCTCGGCCGCTGGGGCAGCGTCGCTGCCGCAGACGGGGGCGACCCAGACCGGGGCGCTCCCGATCGGGCTGGCACTGCTGGCTCTCGGGCTGCTGCTGCTGATCGGCGCGCGTCGCGTGCAGTCGATGCGTTGA